Within the Bacillus sp. FSL K6-3431 genome, the region GAACCAGGTAAAGCAATTCCCATCGATGCAAAACCGTTAGAGATAATCAAACGGTTAGGTGCCTTAGCTTGAAATGTGCGAGCAATCGCAATTTTATGTGCACCGACATCAGAAATAATAATCGTTTTTTCTGATGAAAGCCTTTCAATAACATGCAATATATTTTCCGTTGTTAATGGCAAAGAACGGAGATGCTTATGATTCCAGTCTATTTGATAAGATTGCGCTATTTGCTTTTTTAGATTTCCAGATGGAGACCATGGTGTAGCTAAACCATCAATAGTGTTCATGATTTTGAGCGTTTCACTGATATTTCCAACTAATTCTACTTGTACAGGATAGAATTCATCGACCTCCGCTGGAAGGGCATCGATATGTATAATTGGGATCTTTGTTTTATTCCAGTATTTGGGAAATCTCTCTACAAAATCAAAGCCAATCACAATCAATACATCAGCCTCCGAAATGCCCTGTAATACTTGATCATTTTCTTGAAAGCCAAACGAAAAATAGTTGAGTGGGTCATCCTTAGGCAATATACCTTTAGCCATAAAACTATGTGTAACAGGTGCTTGAATATGTTCAACGAATGTTTGAAGTTCCACTGTCGCCCTTTGTCTAATAACACCATTCCCTACGATGATGAATGGTTGCTTAGATTGATGGATGATCGCAACGGCTTGTTGCAAAGCTTCCGTTGTCGGGACACTCGTTGGAAGCTGTGTAACAGGTGAGGCTTTGGGGGGAGCAGCTTGTATGGCGATGTTCTCGGGTAATTCAATTACAACAGAACCAGGCTTTTCATTGATTGCGAGTCGAAAGGCTTTGCGAATGATTTCCGGAATCGTGTTTGCATCTTTTATTTCTATAGCCCATTTGGATACGGGCTCCATTAACTTGATAATATCGATGTATTGGTGTGATTCTTTATGCTGTCTCTCAAGACCTGCTTGTCCGACAATTGCTACAACTGGTGAATGATCCAAATTTGCGCAAGCGATACTAGTGACCAAATTCGTCGCGCCCGGACCTAATGTTGATGAACATACTCCGACTCGATTAGATAATCGCCCATACACATCTGCCATAAAAGCAGCCCCTTGCTCATGCCGAACATTGATGAATTGGATCTGCTTAGACTTAGAAATAGCATCAACTAGATCAAGCGTTTCTTTCCCAGGAATGCCAAAAATATATTCGACACCTTCATTTTCTAAACATTGTATAAATACTTCAGCTGCTTTCATAATTCCTCCTTAAATACTCATAAATTATTTGTACTTTAGTATGTGTTGTGGTGTAAGTAACTATGAATGTTATACCAATCTTAACTTTGGATTTGAAAAACGGCATAAGCATTTTAAAAAAAATAAAAAGTCTTTACATTTTATGCAAAGAGATATAGAATTTCTATGTACATAAAAACTCTAGGTAGGTGGAAATATGTTTGATCGTGAATTAGTAAAAGGAAGTTCATCCCTATTGTTGCTGCAAATGTTGGAAGAGAGGGATATGTACGGATATGAGCTTGTAAAAGAACTGGAGAAACGTACTAATAATGGGTTTTCTTTTAAGGAAGGAACGCTGTATCCGGCGCTTCATAAGCTAGAAAAGCAGGAATACATCGAATGCTATTGGCAAGAGCAGGAGAAAGGACCAGCAAGGAAGTATTATTTAATTACGGAGGCTGGAAAAGAAATGCTACTGGAGAAAACCCGTGAATGGCACGATTTTGTTTCTGTCATGAGCAAAGTGATGGGGAGAAAAAAACATGGAACGGCTGAAGAATGAATTTTTAGCGGAACTTGAACAATGTCTCGTTAATCATGAGGAGAAAGAATCAATCCTAAAAGAATATAATACACATCTTGATGAACTCCTTGTAGATCTTAACATGCAAGAGGATGAATCTGAGCTACGGGATCAAATTTATTCAAAATTTGGGACACCCGAGGAAATAGCTACAATTTGGAGAGAAGAGCTTTCCGTTACACCCAGCAATATGAAATGGCTGTTCATCGCGGTGAATATCCTCTTTTTTGGTGGGGGTTCCGCTCTTACTCTAGCGCATAATTTGTTTAATTGGAACTGGCTTACAAACTTATGGAGTCAGATGACGTCCTTTCCAATTTTAATAGCAATGATTTATATGTTTTTTTGGGCATTGCTTGGTTATGAAATAGGGAAAGGCTTTGGACATAGCGGGAAAAAGTTAATGGAAAAAACCTTCTTATTGGCATTAATACCAAATATCATCTTAATGGTTTTAACCGTTTTTCGGATTATACCGCATGAGTGGTTTAACCCGTTGTTGACAAAAACCTTTATCATTATTTGCATCCTATTCACGCTTCTTTTATACCCTGTTTGTCTCATTAGCTATAGGTGGGGGAAAAAGGCTTCTGTGTGAGCTTTTTTTACCTATATACATAGAATATCTATGTATATAGTATAACTATATATTTGGAGGGATTAAAATGGAATTGAAAATTAAAAAAGTTGACTGGTTGTTTTTGTTTTTGTGCCTAATAGTTGGAATTATTGCTGAAGAAGCGTTTTTTAGAGATGAGATCGGTGTTTCCTATATTGTTTTCATTGCTGTATTTTACTCAATATTTTTCTATAGGTTTCGATCGTTTTCGTTCTCGCATCAACGTTTTGGATATTTAATATTGATTTCAATATGGCTATTGGCAATAAGCTATTATTTATATGATAGTATCCTTTTTTATACGTTGAATATCCTGATCATCCCGTCACTTGTCATTTTTCATCTTGCCTTGATAACGGCACCGAAAAAAGCAGAATGGAGTAGTTTGCATTTCATCTTTTACATTATGCAGCGTCTTGTTGATGGAATTCGTTATAATGTTAGATTCACAAAACATATTAGTGGGAATTTCAAGCGGAGCAGCAATGAAGATCATTATAAAGTTTGGAAAAAGATCCTGATTGGAATCGCTTTTTCATTACCCGTTTTGTTTATTATTTTGAGTCTGTTGACTTCAGCCGATGCTCAATTTGAAAAGCTGTTAGGTAATATCCCGAATTTAATTAGCGTGAGAAGTGACTTGGTCTTCCGTATTGCTGTCATACTTATTTATACATGTAGTTTCTTTGGATTTATGCAAATTCTTTTACAAAAAAATAACTATATCATCAAAAGGGAAGATACCGTTAAGCCAATTACAGCTGATGGAATCGTTACAATTACTATGCTGCTCCTTCTAGATTTGGTTTATGTTTTATTTGTCGCTATTCAATTCAAGTATTTTTTTAATGGCGCGCTTGATGAGAGCTACACGTACGCAGAATATGCACGACGCGGTTTTTTTGAACTAATCTTTGTTACACTGATTAATCTGACCGTTATCACCGCGATTATTCAATTCACGAAAAGTATCCTAGGATTATTAAAAAGGACCATTCGTATCGCATTGACTGTACTTGTCTTATCAAGTGGGGTTATTCTTATATCAGCCTTCATGAGATTGACGATGTATGAGGATGCATATGGCTTTACATTTACAAGGGTACTCGCTCATTCTTTCATGATTTTTCTGATGGTGATTCTTGCCTATACCTTCGTTAAAATCTGGCTTG harbors:
- a CDS encoding acetolactate synthase large subunit, producing MKAAEVFIQCLENEGVEYIFGIPGKETLDLVDAISKSKQIQFINVRHEQGAAFMADVYGRLSNRVGVCSSTLGPGATNLVTSIACANLDHSPVVAIVGQAGLERQHKESHQYIDIIKLMEPVSKWAIEIKDANTIPEIIRKAFRLAINEKPGSVVIELPENIAIQAAPPKASPVTQLPTSVPTTEALQQAVAIIHQSKQPFIIVGNGVIRQRATVELQTFVEHIQAPVTHSFMAKGILPKDDPLNYFSFGFQENDQVLQGISEADVLIVIGFDFVERFPKYWNKTKIPIIHIDALPAEVDEFYPVQVELVGNISETLKIMNTIDGLATPWSPSGNLKKQIAQSYQIDWNHKHLRSLPLTTENILHVIERLSSEKTIIISDVGAHKIAIARTFQAKAPNRLIISNGFASMGIALPGSIGAKFACPNDPVICITGDGGALMNISELETAKRLGLSFVIIVLNDHVLKLEEQMMMQKFGVSNGVTYGNPNFVQLAHSFGINGVRAEDVQHFEDVLKTALNAENKITLIDVPLNN
- a CDS encoding PadR family transcriptional regulator — protein: MFDRELVKGSSSLLLLQMLEERDMYGYELVKELEKRTNNGFSFKEGTLYPALHKLEKQEYIECYWQEQEKGPARKYYLITEAGKEMLLEKTREWHDFVSVMSKVMGRKKHGTAEE
- a CDS encoding HAAS signaling domain-containing protein, which encodes MERLKNEFLAELEQCLVNHEEKESILKEYNTHLDELLVDLNMQEDESELRDQIYSKFGTPEEIATIWREELSVTPSNMKWLFIAVNILFFGGGSALTLAHNLFNWNWLTNLWSQMTSFPILIAMIYMFFWALLGYEIGKGFGHSGKKLMEKTFLLALIPNIILMVLTVFRIIPHEWFNPLLTKTFIIICILFTLLLYPVCLISYRWGKKASV
- a CDS encoding DUF4153 domain-containing protein gives rise to the protein MELKIKKVDWLFLFLCLIVGIIAEEAFFRDEIGVSYIVFIAVFYSIFFYRFRSFSFSHQRFGYLILISIWLLAISYYLYDSILFYTLNILIIPSLVIFHLALITAPKKAEWSSLHFIFYIMQRLVDGIRYNVRFTKHISGNFKRSSNEDHYKVWKKILIGIAFSLPVLFIILSLLTSADAQFEKLLGNIPNLISVRSDLVFRIAVILIYTCSFFGFMQILLQKNNYIIKREDTVKPITADGIVTITMLLLLDLVYVLFVAIQFKYFFNGALDESYTYAEYARRGFFELIFVTLINLTVITAIIQFTKSILGLLKRTIRIALTVLVLSSGVILISAFMRLTMYEDAYGFTFTRVLAHSFMIFLMVILAYTFVKIWLEKLSLFHFYFITSLIYYAGINIVNLDSFVIDRNIDRFETTGKIDTNYLSNLSSSGILGLIEIYEQNPNVPGLEKLLKQRKTEREYLKNDAWQSYNLTKNKAYIKLGELDL